From the Manihot esculenta cultivar AM560-2 chromosome 14, M.esculenta_v8, whole genome shotgun sequence genome, the window GCATTTCTTATTCTAGCCATCTTTTTATTTCCACCCAATTAACTTTCTCACTTTTTTTTTGCCACACTAACCTTGTGACCTGTTCTTTCTTGACTTAGCAATGGCATCATGTACCCTAGCTAGCTAGTTGAATGATCCAGATCTATAAAACTACCTCTTCAACTTAGTTGGCACCTTGTGGATACATAGAACTGTTGCAGTTCTCCAATTTATGCATTGTGCTTTAATACTATGGTTGGCATCTTCCTTACTTTCCCAAATCCCAATCCCTTTGTTTAATAGAGCCTAGTACTTCTCCAAAAATGGATACATGTGAAATTGGCACAATTATGGATTTCAGTAATATAACATTTTGTAAAACTATGTTTTACATTTGTAACCAAAGGTAtatgaaaatagaaaataaacagTTTTAGActatcaaatttcaaatttcacatATTAGCACCTTCAAGCTAATAGGTCAGATAATTATATGTTAGCCTAAGAATATATaggtgaaaaataaaatctgcCTAACCAAAACGAAGAGAAGCTGTTTATGAATTTTGGCCCATATCACTAATGAGAGGCATTGAGAACCTACTCCCTTTCTAAAGAATAGTACATTCATGTGCTTTCCTTTCTCTTATGATAAACCTTTGTATATATtcaataagttatgaagtttTGATTTTCTGAAGCTTGAAATTGCATGAACTGCATCCCATTTCATGAGTATACAGTGGGCACCAACATATTGAAATGCCTTTCTGAACAACATAACAAATGGGATCTCAGCACACATCTTTTAACCAAGCATTTTTCCATGGCATTAGAGTGCTGGAGCATTGTTTTTCAATGGGCATCAACATATTCAAATAAGAAATAAGAAGTACAGGTTCTATAGAATATCATTATTTAAAGTTGAAATagctttaaatattaatttttcaaaaaattgataTCTTAGACACCTAGCAACACTGATTTAATAATCACAGTAACATCATGAAATGTAACAAAGTTGGCACTTGAAACTATTGAGGCAGGAAATCCATTATATTTCATGTTAAAAATTCCATGAATTTGAACCGTCTTATTTTTAAACTAGGAAATGTAATTACCTTTAGAACAGTTCCCAGTATTGCCTGTGTGTAATCAACGTTGATCTTTGAGTACAGATTGAGGCCACCCCTCCAAATTCCATGCTTTCCATTGACATGGACAGTTATAATCAAATCACCAGCAATGCCCCTGTcaatgagagagagaaagaaaaccAGTTTTGCATGTCCTTTTTGTAAGAGTCAGGTTCATGCTGCTACAGTGATGTGCAAGCACAATATAAATGCTACTCCCTCATTCCACAGATAAGTTTGCTTCTACTTTCacatgttttaaaaaatattaccaATATAGTGAAataaatactttatttttttcttaatatatcattcaataattaaatatgtCATGTTACTAAACTATTCTTGAAACTGATGAATTTCACTTTTTCAATGCAAATTAAAGAGGGGCATATTAGTAAGGTAACAAATAaactaccaaaaaaaaaaagaaaaaaagtaccTGTAATTGGGGACCAATCAAAAGTAGAAACAAGCCTATCTTTGTGGAACAAAGAGAGTATAATTATTTTTCCCCTCCGGAAAGTAACAAGTAGTCAGGAAATTGCTTTTCTTATTCTATTGGCTTTAGCGAATTTGATTATAATGTAGACTTCTAATGCACACTCAATTATCCCCTGTTCAATGTCTTTATTAATGACAAATTGATAATGCAGTTCTTAATTTCACtaggaaaaatataataatgaaGAATAATACAAAATGAATAAGACAATCTCTAGCAAATTTGAGCCCTAAGAAGTAACAACAGAACCCCTCGTATCCTTCCGCACAAAGAATGCAGCCATGTTATGGATAATGAATAGACCAAATCCATAACAAACCTATTATGTTTATCTACTAGTTTCTTATCTCTATTATCttatcttatattatttttattaaatttctattATCTTATCTTAGGAGGTTTAATAATTACTTGTATTAGACTTGAAGTCTAATTTGAAGTACGATgattatatgaaaaaattacaAACATATTTGAGATCTAAGACACTCTTATCAATGAGTCTGAAATGTTAAGAGTTCCTTCGAATGAGCTCTTTTCCCATCAACCATCCCCCTGTTGAAGCCTCATCCATGCATCTATTGGTCATGACGTGTAgatttagatattaaatttattaaacaatGAAAATTACTAATTTCACAACTACCAACTAACTGCATACTTTTTAACCTTCAATCAAATGGGCAACAAAATCCTATTATAAGCATAATTATTCAAAACACATTTGTCAAAGGCAGAAAGTTATTGTTTTagacttctatttattttcatagtTGGCACTTGCCTAAGAAATAACTAACGTTTTTGCCAAATAAGAAATTGACAGTAAAAACTATATGCCTCCTATGGTAATAGAGTATAACTGCAGAACGGATCTGACTAAGCTCTTTTTTTTTGGGAGATAAGGCCCGTGCATATAATGTAAGGTCTGAATCCTATATTCTTTTCATAATTCACTCATATTAAAGCTGGTAACAAAGCACCAAGTAGAGAAAAACATCAAGAAAATACAGAAACAAATGCAAGCTTCACACGTCCATAATGTAATAGTAAAACAAGTTTCATGGACAGAAAATCATCATTAAATCACCAAGACATGCACCTTTTCTTGTCAAAATTACCCTCCCCTTCAATTTGCATTGTAGCTCCATCATTAATGCCAGGTGGAATGACCACTTTCATACTTTGCTTTGAACTTACTTTACCAGTGCCATCACACCTTCTGCAGTGGTCAGTAATTGTCTTGCCCTTCCCACTGCATTTTGAGCAAGTAGATACCTACAGATCATTACAGAATCCACACAGCACACATTAAGATCAGACAGCATTTTACTTCCATGCCTAAAATATATGTTAGAATCATTTATAAACCATTATTAAAGAATGGAAAACAATTCTGAAAGAAAAAAGAGGCAGTTGGAGTAACAGTTAGACCAATAAAGCCAACCTGTGTCTATAATTTACAGTTCTGgctcattttaaaatttgataacaACAGTATTAATTCAATGAAGAACCAAAACATATGTATAGTTCACTAAACAATATAGGCCCAATGACACTGGTGGGTTCTATGTGAGGGGCAGCGAGGGCAATTGCACCCACTGGGCCCACCATTTCTTTATAAGTTTTCCAATAAATTCTTTAATTCTAAGGTATTTCCCCACTCCCTTAAATGTTAAATATGCCTCCACAAgtaacaataaattttttagtataCTTCCCACggacaaatttttttttgaatccgCCACTGGTGATCCAATGAAACCTGTTCTTTATGCAAATTTTCAATTCTATCTTATGCTTTAAGATTATCAACTTGGTTCACAAGTTACTGGTTTTGCTTCAATTGTATCCATTGGATCTGAGGTGTGTGAAATTAGAGACATGGGGGTTCAGGTGTGATTCAAGTGCAATAGGCGTTCTTTACATGAATGAAGTATGCCTCTTCTAAGATTTAGGAGATATTATATTTGACCCAATTACAAAAAAATGTAAAGTCAGGGATTTATTTGATCATTGTCACTAGAACACACAACCAACAGAAAGGTCTTAGAATACTTTGAACTTGCCATGCTGTTATACAGGTAAACTTGAGAACATCtaaagaatataaataattaatatatgggGGAACAAGTTTTCTTACACAATGCTACTTCGATTTCCTAACTACTTTTATGAAAGCCCTGGAGGCTGGAAAATCCTGTGTTAACCCCTACAAAGACGAGCTATAACGCTATGGAACTTGGCTTGGAACTTGGAGACAGAAGGAACAACTATTTTGCTACTTACTActttacaaaaatataaaagcTTCATAAACAGTATTTTAGTTCCAATAACCTCTTTTCATTtccacttttaaaaatttaaagaaagccATAACACTAATTCTTCATCACAATGCTTAACTTGGGACACCTATGATCATTGTGTTCCTTTGCTCTTCAGTGATTTCaaggttaaaaataaaaaagaccaTCTAAAGCCTTCATATATAGCACCTAAAGCTCAACTAAGACTTGAGGAACCTTGAGAAAGAAACTGTAACTTTAGAAGAGCCACCATATGTGTAAATACCAACAGATTTAAATAAGAGGGTGAGTTTTGGTGCAACAATGAGATTGGGCCAGGAGTCAAATTACCAAAATAGCCTCAATGCAAGATAAAGGCTACATAAGTCTAACCATCCCAAAACCCGcaatggttagttttgatacATTGATACATGTATATCAATAGAGTTAAATGAGTGGGTAGATTCTGTCTCCATCCGCACTTCCATAACAAGCTCCAAAGTAAGTGcatcaatgaaaaaaaaatcagaatcaaatttaatgttataGCCAAGCATCTATTAACAAGTCAAACTACCTGTGACATCATTCCAAAAGGTGTTCTCTGGGTTTTCATCACCCCTCCTCGACCTCCACAGTCCATACAATTTTTTATGCAGCTACTAGATTTAGCACCTGTTCCACCACAGTTATCACATGTCTCAAAACAAGAAACTTCAATGTCCCGCTTTGCTCCAAAAATTGATTCTTCAAAGCTTAAATAAAGATCATacctgcaaaaaaaaaaaaaaatctatgagAACTCGTATGGtgcaaaaaagaaaagacaCAGCTTTATACATTAGCAGCAACAAATAAACCATAGAGGATCATTACCGAATCTCTAGATCCTGGTTTCCCATGTTTCTTAAATTGAAGTTAATGCCACCTGCTTCACCCCGTCCCCCGAAGAATCCATCTGAATCGCCAAAGAATGCATTATATATATCAAAAGGATCCATctgaaaatcataaaattatggAGTTAATAAACAAGTAGCCTGTCACGTATGAATAAGTAAATGAATGGCAAATTCACCAGCCAAAATCTGTTTGCCTTCTCCAGATTACACAGTATTGAAGATATTGACTAAAAATTACATCAGTGCAATAAACAATAGAGTACAATTCTGGAAGTTGCAAAAAAGGCATGAAGTTGATTATGCTCTTACCCCCTGTGAACCAAAGCCTGAACCATCATATTCTCCCTGTAGACCTGACTCACCAAAACGATCATATAAAGATCTTTTCTCATCATCTGATAGGACCTACATGAATGCCTTATTAACACATGAaaggaaatggaaagaaaagggaGAAAATATTATAGTCCTAGATCCTACAATAGTAATATAAACTCATACACAAAATCTTTCATAGCTATAACATGGTATGGTGCCAGTGATTTGTGCATCACCCAGGAATCCACACCCTTTCCCATTAATTTGTCAGAGAAGAGTGGTAACAGCCACATTGCATAAATGCACCAACAACATTGTGCTGCATGTTAACCTCATATAAAAAATTGGTGTACGAATGACAGGACTCAAAAGGTTGAGTATTGCAATACaatcatttaattttgatatgatTTGACTACGTcatcattcaaaattaaaacacACATATCAGAACTTGTGTAGACAGTGAATAGTTAAAATATCATTTCAGAGAATATGCTGCGTGAATGGATATTAGTAGattaacttattaaaaaaaaaataaaaaaggaggaATATAAAGAAAAGCAATCAAGCATCACAAGTTATTACATAAATAACTCAAACACAACCTTAAAGCCAGGTAAATGCACAGGCTTCATTACGAGTAAATCCAAacaatctaaaaaataattctaataCAAGGATGGCAGGTTAAGCAGTTTTTAGGGCAAAAAGGAGTTACCTCATAAGCAGCACTTATCTCTTTGAACTTCTCTTCTGCCCCAGGGCCCTTGTTCAGATCTGGATGATACTGTTAAAAAAGCAGAGAGATATATCTAGAAATTTTACATTTATTGCAGGCACTTAACCAAAGCTTTTCACATCTGAATGACTGCATTTTATAGCAACCATTCATTATGCAGTTTAGTCTTGCAAGTCATTCACATCAGACACACCTTAAGAAAAGGACAGAATTTCAGTTTGTCTCACAAAAGATTAACTTCCCAATAAAATGACAAGAATTAGTGCCTAGTATCTTATGTGGTTTATTGCCAAAAATCATTTTAGCTTATTTATCTTAGAAACTCCTGATTGAACAAGTTTCTTGCCACCAACAACTAGGAAGTCCTCCAAAGGCATTCATTTTCTAAAATGAGAAATACTACTTTTAGCTTCTTTTTGGGTTTCATGCACTACCCACGCCTTGATGTATTGCAACAAGGGGAGTCAATAATGTAATTTCGTAAGGACCACATTCAAAAGTCCATACAATCTCAACGTATTAATACCTTCACTAAATTACTAGAGAGCTAAAGAAACTTCGCTCTtgtaaaatatttgaaaaagaaaaagaaaaaaaaaaaaaaaaaaaagagaacgcTAAGTTGAAGTTGGATGTGTATTATCTACCCTCTACGGTAACAGAAACAAGCAGAAACCAACTACAAACTTCTGAAACAAAACGAGAAAATTAAACTCTACAGAGCAGCATCCATTCAGTCGAGAAGATTACCCCACTTAGTACAAATTAATCATATTTCATATGCTGGAAACTGAAGttatcaagaaagaaaattcttaaattcttgaattttcatctattttctcagcaaccaaacaattaaaaaaactatAGCAAATTTTCAAAAGCAAGCAAACTAACCTTACGAGCAAGCTTTCTGTAGGAGCTTTTGATTTCCTGCAATGAGGCATTCCTGCCAACATTCAAAGTGGAATAGTAATCAGCTCCAGTAGCCCTGATTACCCAACTGCTACGACGGCGTTTCCCATTGCTGAAACCGAAATTTGGGTTAAAAAACTGATCGTTTCTGCCATAGAAATTTGAACCACTTGAACTAAACCGCAAGGAGAATCCAAAACTGGGGAAAGCAGTGCAAAATCCAAAACCAAATGAAGCGGGTTTGATTGCAGAATTTGGAAACGGAGAGAGGTCGGACATGGGTTTTAGATGAGCATAGAAGGGGACTTCTGTTACAGGCATGTTAGGGTAGAGAAACAAACAGAGAGGTTGAATTTTTAGGGAATTTGCTAATCACAGCAGCTGATACTGATGAAATGATGTTGGTTTCTATTGGCGGTGAGTTGAAGGGTTGAGTAGAGTTCCGCCGAGTTATCGCGTCTGCTCGTTGGCCACTGACTGAAGGTGTTGAGTTACTTGAGTAACCCGTAGGACATTTgtattttgtaaaaattcaatcgcttcattaaaacatttttatctctagtctataattttataatctacTGTGAACGAgggttaataatataaaattttaatttaattttaaaattattttacatatatttaatataatcctAATGAAATCAATTCTATTGTATTAATAACTCTTAATTAATTATCATTTCTCATAAATAtaacttttaataattttaaattttcttataaatacAACTATTAATAATATCTACTCAATCTGAAAGATCTAATGTTCTAAACCCTCAATCCCTAATCtccaattcaaaaaaaaaatatctattaaaatttttataaaaatataattataaaggtAAATAGCTATTTTAAACTcctatgaaaatttaaaaatacataaaaacaaTTAACATTTATGTTAAATAAAGTAATTGAAACCAAATAGTTTAGAAAGACACTATAATTGATCATTTTTTGCAAATTTCGTTCAACCTCCCTGTTGAAAATGGCTTTTTTATCATCTTCTCATCATTCAAATCAAACAgtcaaattattttacataagCACTTCATATAGGAAAAAAAACTTATCACTAGAGCTCGGTAACTGCAAAATCTAAGCGAAGCTATGGACATCATGGAAAGAAACTAATCCGTAAGGGAGGTTCTTTGGATTTCAAAATTATCGAGTaagttttgatatttttattttatatataatagattttagatgtattgaaaataattaattaatttctttattttttaaaatctcagaATTCCGACAATAGAGGATGTGATTTTTTTTGAATGGATTGATTGTGAGGCACCGCAATGGACAAAAGTATTTATCAATGATCTAATGAAGGAAAAGGAGAAGCTTGAGTTGGAAATTATAGAGATGAAGAAGATGCAAATCGATATTGTTTTTAAAGATGAACTGAAATTTGCAAAGGAAGAGTTGAAAATTATAAAGGTTATGAGGGATACAAGTGGATATGTTAGTGAATCATAGTTAATTGAGAAAGATTTTTGTACCAAGATAACAATCTTAATGTTTTTTCTATTAATATTAATTGCAATCTTATCCAAGTAGAAGTATGTAGTTTGTGTTTTTGTGTTGAATTAAATGTATCGAGAATATATATTTATCTTGTGATGATAAGTAATGAAAATtagcaatattttattttggtaGTAATTGTATATAAGAAGTTGTTCTCTTCAAACTTTAAATTGTTCTAGCTAGACATCCTTAGATCTCAAGGGAACATAATCTCCAAAATAAACTTTTATGAAAGTAATTAATATGATACCCTATGACCTTAAACAGTAATAAGAAATACCATTCAGCATATCTAAATGATACCATATTCACCGTTCACCATTCTGCAAGACCTTAAATAGCAACGAGAAACATATCATCCCATATGATACCCTACTCACCGTTTCTAAATATCTCCCATGAAACACTATCTTCTCAAATGCTATCTTAAACAACAACATAAATACATTCACAGGATGAAActtttgaaatttatattttatttataaaagtgAACATTACATTAACATTCTTAACACAAAAAGTTAAGCATTACATAGTTCCTAGAGGAACCTTTTTCAAACTATAAAGCACATGTTTCATATGGAACTAATTTgctaacaaaaaataatttgtttacAATTGACAAACAATTCAGACCAACTGCTcacattgaaaaataaaattcacaaTTAACAAATCATTCAACTACTTTAGCTgttcaaaaaacaaaaaaatagaaGCAAACATGTTCGGTTCTTGgactttttcttcaaattcccAATTCtgtctctctttcttcttcaagTTGCCTCTTTGTCAAACAAGTCTTTCCTTTCCATCTGAGACCAAGAGATTTGAAATGAAGTTTACATGGAGAGATGCCAACTTGTTCTTCTGAAAACACTCCAATCCTCCTggcaaattcaaatttatttgtcTAAGCAATCTTGCTTTTACTTCTAGTATGTATTATAACCTTTGTTCAGTTCAATGAGCTCTACAAAACAAGCATTGATAAATTTagtatcaattaaaataaattgtatgACATATCACCATATTCTTCATCCACATAACAACCAAATCCATTGTCACCAATATCTCTGGTTTTTCAGTAACATTTACTACCTAATTCCTTAGCTGATTTCTTATGCATATTctatatttgaaattaaaaaaatattaaattttgaataattaattaatttgaaaatttaaataaaactaatatCTTACTAATCTTGCATTCATAGAAGATGGTTGTGACTAGCGCATGATTATTATAGCAAAAGTAGTTTGTGATAAATACCTAGTGGTTGTGTTGAGCTTGTAGGCATAGTGTTGACTCTTCTCATTGATGGTAACTTACTCTTGAATATCTTAGATAGACCATCTTATGAACTGCCTTCTATTGGACTAGATTGTACACTACTGCCAACAATTGATGTCGAAAAAAAAGGACCACCATTTACCGATGCATTTCTATTCTTGCAAATCTTTTTGTTATGACCTAACCTATGTCATATGCTACAAGTTACTTTGTGTCCATCTCTTATAAGAATTCCACTCTTTGGTAATTTTTTTGGGCTCATTTTTGTCTTTCACCCTCTTCTTCTTTAGCCTACCAGGCTGTTTTTTATATAGTGAAGGCTCAACAATCTCATGCTCATcaacttttcagaattttttACCTCTACCAAGTTGTATAGACCACTGGTAGCTCTTGAGATATGTTTCTTTTTGATACCATCTTGAAATATAACACATAGGATCCTTCTTTATCATGGCAAAGGGCACATATACCATGTGGGCATAGGATTCCTGTTAAATCCTAAACCCTGCATGTGCACACTATTTTATTCAAGAAGACTGTATGTCTATCACCATGGCTGATTTTATACCCTTGATCACCATTAAAGGTTATAGTGCATTGACTTGACactttcaaataattttttttcaatgcaCAAAGACTTGTCCATTTCTCTAATTAGTGTAAAAGACTTATCCATCTTTCCCAACAGTGCAAAAGACTTGTCCCTTGCATATCCCCTTAAGGAATGACCCATCCAACATAATTATGGGCCTTCATCTATATAGCCAAACCCTTTTTACATGTATCAAGGCAAACAAACATtaagaactctcttttcttcccTTAAACCCTCCTTGCTTAGCTCAACTTTACATACTGAACCACGATTGCTTCTCTATTTCAGCTACATATGCTTCAATGTAAGCATAGTCAACTTTAAAACTTCCATCCATTTCTCTAAGCAGTAACCTCTTTACTCTTTTGCACTTGGAAAAGGTAACAGGAACTTTTAATTCTTCCTtcacaaattatttaatttctctaatttTGATGTCAAGCCTCTAATAAATTCTTCTCTTAAAGTGGTTGGCAATGAATTTGCTACTAACCATGGAATTCTTAAATACTCTATAATACTTGTGAGTAGAATTGAGGGTTTTAATGACAAGTGGACCATCTTCAGAAGACCTACTGGCATATATGAGAAAAGGGCAATTCTCTTCATACCTTGACCTCAATATGTTAGGTTCATTTCTAATATAGGCGTTAGGTATCAGCTCTTTATCAAGACTTGCCCTCTCAACCTACAGAGCAAGACTCCATAGAAAGTTACCGTTaaagaatattataaattagaTGCCTATAATCAAGGGATCTCCTATCAATTAATTAGTACCAACTGAATTTTCAGGAGATGCGGCAATTAACtctatcttcttacagtataaaactAGCGATTATAGAAATCAAGATAAAAATATTCTTAAGTTCTAAGTAATTACCTTTTTTTCACTTCATTGACTTGACTTGAGTATTAAAGTGACTGCGGTAGGTACAGATCATGTCACTTTCTCTTTTTTGCATATTGACCAAATACAATACAATTTCGTTTCGCCCACATTATAAGCATTGTAATCCATAttgtattgattttttaattttttttttttgccattttAGGTTTAGAAACATGCATATTCTTGACTTTTTCATTTTGATTTTCATTTTGACTTTAGCTATTAGAAAGAtgcttataaaattaatattataaatttataactactgtttttgaaatataaatatttattatgagaTTTGGAGTACTTAATTCGAAGGTTATAgtaaattaaagtttaattaatatattagtaaGTTTTCGGTGgcaacaataataaatttaacagAATAAAGTAATACCGagaaatgaattttaatttcagtAAAAGCAAATTGTATTTGATTTTTTGtactaatttttatgaaaaattggatgggacttttttttattaattttatagagatttattatttagttcttatgtatattattaataaatcaatctctacatttttaaaaatttattaaaaatttttattttttatatttatcaacaaaatagttattttattctcttttctgttaaaaatacataaaaaataaaaaaattttaaaataaaattttattcttaaataaaatcatttattttatacttagactattattattattaataaatcatttctatatttttaaaaatttattaaaatttttttatttttttctcaaatatattaaaatatctttatttttctcaaatttattaaaatatatatatatattttttagtcaATGAAATAATCTCTTCatctctttgaaaaagaaaaaattataagagaaagaggaagaagaataaCACCTACtacttctataattttaaaacagaaataaataaattgactattttatttatatataaaaaaataagaatattttagtaaatttttcaAAGTTGGAGACAGACTTATCAATGATACCAATAATGATACCGTAGCTGAATAGTAAACctctttttaactttttaagaaaatatcatAATGTCAAATTCAATTCAGTCTTACGTAGTTGGAGTAAATACACGTCCATGCACAGAACCAAATAAGATCCTGCACATTGATATATACATCCGTCAATTTAGAAATATTATTGCCCATGTCACTGTTAGTTCATAACATCGTCACCAAAATAATTCCCATCTTCTGCTAAATTTGATCTTGATTCTTGAAGAGGAAGAAGATCATCCTTGCAGGGATTTTAGATTGTTTCTTCGTTTAAGCTCATCCATTAGCAGATGTGCTACTGATTCATATCCCATTTCTCTAGCTTCAATGCAGCAAAATCCCAATGAAGCAGCAAATCAACACAAAGTTCTTAAACTAATGTAAAGCAAATGCATCAAAGTAATGGAATAATTTGCAGACCTCTGTATATTGCAAGCCCAGTTGGTCCCATCTTTCGCTTCTTTAAGCATAGTGAACTGTCCAGAAGATAATAAAAAGATGGGGAGAAGAATCAATCTA encodes:
- the LOC110599990 gene encoding chaperone protein DnaJ; translated protein: MPVTEVPFYAHLKPMSDLSPFPNSAIKPASFGFGFCTAFPSFGFSLRFSSSGSNFYGRNDQFFNPNFGFSNGKRRRSSWVIRATGADYYSTLNVGRNASLQEIKSSYRKLARKYHPDLNKGPGAEEKFKEISAAYEVLSDDEKRSLYDRFGESGLQGEYDGSGFGSQGMDPFDIYNAFFGDSDGFFGGRGEAGGINFNLRNMGNQDLEIRYDLYLSFEESIFGAKRDIEVSCFETCDNCGGTGAKSSSCIKNCMDCGGRGGVMKTQRTPFGMMSQVSTCSKCSGKGKTITDHCRRCDGTGKVSSKQSMKVVIPPGINDGATMQIEGEGNFDKKRGIAGDLIITVHVNGKHGIWRGGLNLYSKINVDYTQAILGTVLKVETVDGMKDLQIPSGIQPGDTVKLSQMGVPNIKKPSVRGDHLFIVNVLIPKEISDKERALVEELASLKSYSKHHIATSNSSGTSKSNVDKNFRDAKGSPGIKSVTSLWNSIRDFLGQRQSREGFTSLTLDTSGLFWKSKKPELSLTCSLVTLFIVTCILIVKRKIDEYTLLQRRNPSPRHLQNKEP